A stretch of DNA from Mesorhizobium onobrychidis:
TCGCGATACTCGGCAAGGACGATTTCACATGAACGAAGCATCTGCATGACATCGCTCGACATGTTGACGTTCGTCATCCGATAGCCCACCAGGTGCTGAGGCACGACACGGAATTCGTAACTTTCCGCTATCCTGAGGCACATCAGAAGGTCCTCGCAGCCTTGTGCATTCCTGGCCCTCAGGGAAGGATCGAATTGTCCCGCCTGCTCGAATGCGGAGCGACGCATCAGCATCGAACTTCCGTTGCCGACAAAATTCATTCTGCACATCCGTTGCAGAACGCGGCCATCGGCATCGGGTCGGTATAGTGAGAATACCCGGCCGTCCTCGTCGATTTGGGCAAACCAGCAATATGCCAGGCCCGCAGAAGAGCCGCCTTCCTGCAGGGCGCGCAGTTGCAGTGCGATCTTGGATGGGGCCCAGAGATCATCCGCGTCGACAAACGCCAGAAACTCCGCATCGGTAGAGGCCGCACCGCTGTTGCGGGCCTGCGCAACACCGGCGTTCGACTGCCTCATTAGGCGTATACGCCGGTCTCTCTCAGCACAGGAGGCCACAATCGAGGCGGACTGGTCCGTCGACCCGTCGTCCACCACGATAATGTCCAGCGCCTGATGGTCCTGCTGGCAGATGCTGGTCAAGGTGGCGCGAATGGTTCGCTCGGCATTGAACATCGGCACCACGACGCCGACCCTGGCATTGTCCTGGATCATAGGAGCCTTCGTTTTGTCTGCAGGAGTTGGTAAACGGATGGCGCCAGCATTGCAATCAGCACCGCTCTTCAATGATTGGAGCGAATTCGAGGCAAATGTGGTCGGTCATTCAGCCTGGCCTACCGTAGCTGGCGGATTCGGACCGCGACGAAAGCAACGCCAAATCCGAAAACAGACACAAGGATCGGTCGCGTAACGCTGCCCTATTAGCCTTTACTGAATAAGCCGGTCAACCGGTGCCGCGCGACGCGGATTGGCGGCCGCCCGCAACGCCGACTAGCGCGTGCGCGGGGCCGTGCTGGTCTTCGTTGTTGATGATTGCCAGGTCCTGGGCGACTATCTCAGTGATTGGCAGCGACACTATGCCACTGGGAACGGGTCACCTGGGGAGGCCGCGTCGAGATTGGCGATGCCAGCGATCTGCCGTTTACGATCAAACGGTCGCCGGTCCGCGAGCGACTGACCCTGATGTCCATCCCGGCGGCTTTGTCCTGGGCTGCAACATGACGATGTACGGCGATCTTGATGCCCGTATCGGCCTTGGACGAGCGGTTCGGACCCGGGGGCCACGTTGGGACGAGGAAGGTCATCACTCGGCCGGGCGCGAGAAGTTTGTGGCCGCAGCCTTGCCTCGTCGTATCGGTCGCTTCCCCGATTGCCGATCGGATGCCTCCGTTGTCGCGCGATCCGGTGCCGAGACGTTTCCGACGAGCGATGCAAGTTCAGCCTCGCTGAGCGTCTCGATTTCGAGCAGCTTGCGCGCCGTCTTTTCCAGCAGATCCCGTCGCTCAGTGAGCAGGCCGACGGTTCGCGCGAAAGCTGTGTCGACGATGCTGCGAACTTCCGCGTCGATAGCTTCGGCGGTGGCCTCGCCGTAATCATGCTCGCGCGGACCGCCGGCGAGTGGGTTGGGGCTCAGGAAGGAGCGCTGGTCCTTTTCCAGCGCCACATGGCCGAGCTTTTCCGACATGCCGTAACGCGTAACCATGGCGCGGGCGATATCGGTCACTTTGGCAAGGTCATCGGCGGCCCCCGTCGACAGATGCCCGAACACGATCTGCTCGGCCGCTCTGCCGCCGAGCAGCACCGCCATCTTGTTCTCCAGTTCCTCGCGCGTCATGAGGAATCGGTCCTCGGTCGGCCGCTGGATCGTGTAGCCCAACGCGCCGACGCCGCGTGGGATGATCGATACTTTGTGCACCGGGTCGACGCCGGGCAGCGCCATGGCTACCAGAGCATGGCCCATTTCGTGATAGGCGACGACCTCACGTTCCCTAGGGTTCAACAGCCGGTTGCGCTTCTCGAGCCCCGCCACGATGCGCTCCACCGCATTGTTGAAATCGTCCATCGTCACGACATCTGCCTTCCGGCGCGTGGCAAGCAGGGTCGCCTCGTTGACCAGATTGGCGAGGTCGGCGCCGGTAAAGCCCGGCGTCAGCGCGGCAACTTTCTCGGCCTCGACATCCGCTGCCAGCTTCGCCTTCTTCATGTGGACCTGGAGTATCTGGACGCGACCTTGCTTGTCCGGCCGGTCGACCAGCACCTGCCTATCGAAACGGCCGGCGCGAAGAAGTGCCGGGTCAAGGATTTCCGGACGGTTCGTCGCGGCGAGCAGCACGACGCCGATTTTTGGATCGAAACCGTCGAGCTCGACCAGGAGCTGATTGAGTGTCTGCTCCTTCTCGTCGTGGCCGCCCATCATCGGGCCCGCACCCCGGGCGCGGCCCAGCGCGTCGAGCTCGTCGATGAAAATGATTGCCGGGGCTCTGGCGCGTGCCTGCTCGAACAGGTCGCGCACACGGGCGGCGCCGACGCCCACGAACATCTCGACGAATTCAGAGCCTGAGATCGAGAAGAACGGAACTTTTGCCTCGCCTGCAACGGCCTTCGCGAGCAGCGTCTTGCCGGTGCCTGGCGGTCCGACCAGCAGTACGCCCTTGGGCATGCGCCCTCCAAGACGGCCATATTCCTGCGGGCTCTTCAGAAAATCCACGATCTCCTGCAGCTCGGCCTTGGCCTCATCGACGCCCGCCACGTCATCGAACCTCACGCCGGTATTGGCCTCGACATAGACCCTGGCCTTGCTCCTGCCGATTTGCATCAACCCGCCCATGCCACTGCCACCGCCCATGCGTCTCATCAGCAGCATCCACAAGCCGAAGAAGACGAGGATCGGGACGACCCAGGAGAGCAGGTCGCTCAGGAATGTGCTTTCGATCTGGCCAGTGACGGTGACGCCGTGTTCCTGCAGCTGCCGCGCGAGATTCGGCTCGACCCGCGTTGTAATGAATAGAGGCTTCCCGTCCTGCGGCTGCTTGAAGCGGCCCTGGATGAAGCGATCGGAAACCTGCACGTCGGCGATCTTGCCGTCGCGTAGCAGGGTCTCAAACTGGCTGTAGGGAATCTGCGCGACGTGCTGCGTGGCAGTGTAGACATATTGGAAGATCATCAGCCCGACGAAGGCGACGATCCAGTACCAGATATTGAACTGCGTCTTCCTGTTGCCCATGTCCATGGCGTCTCCTCCAGCGTCACATCGATGCAGGTTGCCGAACTGCCACGGCACGCTTGGGTGCCGTGGCCAGCCGGCGAACCCGACATCCCTCGCTCCAGCAATTGGATTTGCCATTGGAGCCGCGACAATCGGCTTCGGAGCGTGCCTTGGGAGAACGTCGGGGAGCGCAAAGTGTTGCAAGGAGTGCTGCGAGGGAGCCTTGGGATTCGCAGTCGCCCGCGACAGCTATCCGCCCAATCGGGACCTTCTTGAACGGAAATCGATTGCCGAAGGAGACGTAGCCGGACTCACGATGCCGAGCCTGCTGCAAGCCAGGCATCGCTTGGTGATCCGCCCTCAAGAGGCGGCTGCTTCGGGCACGCCTTCCAAGCAAAGCCATCTATTCTTTCTGTGAGGCCAATGGAGCATTGTCGGGGGTGGGAATTCCGGGTCCTCCAGGCAGCCGACCGATACCGACAGCGCATCCTTCAGCCCTTCTGCTCGCATGAAGACGACCGACCCGCATGTGGTGCAGAATGTCTGCTCCAACCATTGTCCCGACGAGCCGGTTCTGCGCCAGGATCTGGTCTCGCCTTTCTGGCCGACGAGGGCGGAACCGGCGTAGATGGCCCGGTACGAGAACGCCGTTCCGGTGCAGCGCTGGCACTCCATGCAACTGCACGCATAGACGCGTCGCGGCTCTCCGGCGAGGACAAGTTCCACGCCCCGGCATGAGCAGGTCGCGGTTCGTTTCGTCTTGCCGCTATGCATTCGCCGGCTCCCGGCTCTGGCGTGGCGAACCATTTCGAAACAGCGGCGCAAGAGATGCAAAATCATCTTCCATGCTGCCGAGCGAGAGCGCCTGCTGGAAAATCATGTCCATGGCGCGCGGCATAGCCGCGTTTAAGCGCCGCTCCTCGCAGGCCTCAAGCAGGTGCTGGAAGGCGCTGTAGTGGGCACCCAAGGACGCCAGCGTTGCGTCGTCGCCGGCAAAACGGCGCGCATTTGTTCTATCCACCAGGTTGAACAGAGCGGCATCGACAACAGGCTTGAATGCGGAAAGATGGTTCCTGAACGTCTCCAGGTCGAGACCTTCGGCCTCGGCGACAGCCATGCCCTGGAGTGCTCCGAAGAGCCCGCCCCACATCTGGGTGAGCAGAGCGGTATCAAGCGCAGAGGCTTGATCCGGCAGCTCCCCGACATAGCTCGTGCCGCCGCCGAGTGCGAAAAGCAGGGGCTTGTGCTTCTCATAAACGTCGCGGGAACCCGAATAAAGCAGTGCGGTCTCTGGTTTGCCGATAAAATCCGGAGTGGCCATGATCGCCCCGTCCAGATAGCCGGCACCATGTGCCTCCACCCAGCGCGCTTCTTCCCGCGCCAGACGCGGCGATCCGGAGGTGAGTTGCACGACGGCTTTGCCGGCCAATGCCGAGGCGATGCCATCCCGCTTCAGCAAAGCGTCGCTGGCGGCATAGTCGAGAACATTGATGATCACGACGTCGGCCGCTCGGATTCCATCCTCCACTGACGGGGCGACCTTCGCGCCAAGGGCCGCCAATGGGTCGCACTTTGCCACGGTTCGATTCCAGACCCATGTTGGATAGCCGCGGTCGAGCAGCGTTCGAGCAATGGACGAGCCCATTCGGCCCGCGCCGAGCACGCAGACATTCGATGCCATAGTAACTTCTCCGATAGACTGATGGCCCTCTCGCCGAGGGTCCGTTTTCATGTTTGGCGCGCTCGATCCGAAGATATAAATTCTTGCTGCGTTGAGAAGTACGCACCTTGAGGTAAGCTATCGCCATCATGACAGGAGCTGCCAAATGAGGCGCAAGGAACCAGACAGCTGCGGTTTTGCTGCCGCGCTGCAGGCCATCGGCGGAAAGTGGAAAACCTCGCTGCTATGGGAACTGCACCTGCGGCCATACCGCTTTGCCGAACTGCGCCGGTTGCTGCCTGGCGTCAGCGAAAAGGTGCTCACGCAACAATTGCGGCAGATGGAAGCCGACGGGCTGATCAGCCGGCGCGCCTATGACGAGGTGCCGCCTCGCGTGGAATACTCGATCACGCCGCTCGGCTTTAGCCTGAACGATGCGGTGACAGTCATGTCGGCGTGGGGCAAGCACCACGAGACATGGAAATCGCACCGTAAAGCGGCCTGACGCGGGCAGGCCTATGGAGGCTTTGGCCGACCGCCGCACGACATTCCTAGTCGATGCGCGGTCGCTGCTTGCCACGGCGGGCCAGAAGATTGGCAACGACGAGCAGCACGATCGACAGTGCCATCATCAGCGTCGCGGCGGCGGTGATTGCCGGGCTCAGCTTCTCGCGCAGGCCGATGAACATTTCGAGCGGCATGGTGCGCTGATTGGCGCTGGCCAGGAACTGCACCACGACGACCTCGTCGAACGAGGTGACGAACGCAAAGGCCGCCCCTGACAGCACGCCGGGCAGGATCAGCGGCAGCATCACCCTGAAGAACGATGTGATGGGCTTTGCTCCGGAGATGGCGGCGGCGCGCATCAGATTACGGTCGAAGCCGGTGAGGCTGGCTCCCACCGTGACGACGACGAAGGGACTGGCGAGCGCGGTGTGCGCCAGGATGATGCCGGCATAGGTGCTGGCAAGGCCGACGCGTGCATAGAACAGATATGAGCCGACGGCGGTGATCACCACCGGCACGATCAGTGGCGACAGCAGCAGCGGCATGACGATGCGGCGGCCGGGAAACTTTTCGTCGGAAAGCGCAATAGCCGTCAATGTGCCGAGTATCGTTGCGATCAGCGTCGTCCCGAACGCAACGATCAGGCTGTTGCCGATGGCTGCTTGCCAGCGATGGGTTCCAAGCACGACCTCGTACCAGCGCGTCGAAATTCCCTCCAGCGGAAAGATGAAGAAGGCGCCGCTGTTGAACGACAAGGGAACGGGAATGAGGATCGGCACGAGGAGGAACAGGATCACCATGCCGCACCACAGCCAGAGCAGGGTGATGCGGATTCTCTCGCCTGTCGTCGGATAGGGAGACAGCAACATGGCTACACCAGCTTGAGACGGTCGAGGCCGAGGATGCGGGCGAAGATGCCGAACAGCGCCAGTGTGAAGACGAGCAGGATGAAGCTGAGCGCCGCCGCCATCTCCCAATTCAGTTCGACATTGACGTAGCTGGCGATAAAATTGCTGATCAGCTGGTCGCTGGCGCCGCCGATCAGCGCCGGCGTGATGTAATAGCCGAGGCAGATGATGAAGGTGAGCAGACAGCCGGCCATCACGCCAGGAAAGACCTGTGGAAGGTAGACGCGGCGGAAGGCGGTAAAAGGTTTTGCGCCGAGCGAATAGGCAGCCTTCATCTGCGAGGGTTGGATGGTGCGCATGACGCTGTAGATCGGCAGCAGCGTGAACGGCAGCTGGATGTGGGTCATGGCGATGATCAGTCCGATGCGGCTGTACATCAGGTCGAGCCGGTCGTCGGCAACGCCGAGCCACAGCAGCAGGTCGTTGACCAGGCCGAATTTCTGCAGGAGCACCGTCCAGGCCGCGGTTCGCACCAGGATCGACGTCCAGAACGGTAGCAGCACCGCGACGATGAGGATGGCGGCGAGGCCCTTGGGCACGGAGGCGATGAGGTAGGCGAGGGGGAAGCCCAGTATCAGCGTGGCCAGCGTCACCGCAGCGGCGACGAAGAATGTGCGCATGAACACCTGCAGGAAGATGGCCTGTTCGGGCGGCACCCTTTCGATGCCGCCATCGGCATTCCAGCGCAGATCAAGCGCGCTCAGCAGGTAGAACGACGTCACGCTATGGGTGCCGCTCTCGATGACCGGCCATGTGCCCGGGGCCGACCAGAACGGCACCGCTTTCATCACCTCCAGCGGCGGCCTGTCGGCGGCCTCGAGTTGACGCACCGTCTTGAGCACCTGGCTGCGTGCACCTGGTAGACGGGCGTTCAGGCTCTTGGCGAGTTCGTAGGCGGTGCCCTTGGCCTGATTGCTCCGGAGATCGGCGGCAAGGGCCAGGAACGCAGCATCGTCGGGCAGTCCCGTGCCGTTCCAGCCGGCCAATGCCTGGCTGGTCTGCGGCAAAGCGTCGGCAATCGTCGGATCATAAACAGCGCGCGACAGAAGCAGGACGATCGGGATGCCGAAGCTCAGCGCCAGCAGCACAAGCAAAGGTGCCGCCAGCGCCAGCGACCGCAGACGGTCGCCGAGATCGGCGCGGCGAAGCGCCGCCGCGACCGACCTTGCTGTGCCGGAATCGGCGGCCGACCAGTCGCGGCTTGCCCGCGG
This window harbors:
- a CDS encoding glycosyltransferase family 2 protein, yielding MKSGADCNAGAIRLPTPADKTKAPMIQDNARVGVVVPMFNAERTIRATLTSICQQDHQALDIIVVDDGSTDQSASIVASCAERDRRIRLMRQSNAGVAQARNSGAASTDAEFLAFVDADDLWAPSKIALQLRALQEGGSSAGLAYCWFAQIDEDGRVFSLYRPDADGRVLQRMCRMNFVGNGSSMLMRRSAFEQAGQFDPSLRARNAQGCEDLLMCLRIAESYEFRVVPQHLVGYRMTNVNMSSDVMQMLRSCEIVLAEYREKYPQFGSDLDAHLVDMIHWLAIRALVGGRLFAAGDLLKRYFVLEPRTAISRLPNMIDMYCRARLVPRWVKIRVKRMRNENAEFRRLYEETIW
- the ftsH gene encoding ATP-dependent zinc metalloprotease FtsH, whose protein sequence is MDMGNRKTQFNIWYWIVAFVGLMIFQYVYTATQHVAQIPYSQFETLLRDGKIADVQVSDRFIQGRFKQPQDGKPLFITTRVEPNLARQLQEHGVTVTGQIESTFLSDLLSWVVPILVFFGLWMLLMRRMGGGSGMGGLMQIGRSKARVYVEANTGVRFDDVAGVDEAKAELQEIVDFLKSPQEYGRLGGRMPKGVLLVGPPGTGKTLLAKAVAGEAKVPFFSISGSEFVEMFVGVGAARVRDLFEQARARAPAIIFIDELDALGRARGAGPMMGGHDEKEQTLNQLLVELDGFDPKIGVVLLAATNRPEILDPALLRAGRFDRQVLVDRPDKQGRVQILQVHMKKAKLAADVEAEKVAALTPGFTGADLANLVNEATLLATRRKADVVTMDDFNNAVERIVAGLEKRNRLLNPREREVVAYHEMGHALVAMALPGVDPVHKVSIIPRGVGALGYTIQRPTEDRFLMTREELENKMAVLLGGRAAEQIVFGHLSTGAADDLAKVTDIARAMVTRYGMSEKLGHVALEKDQRSFLSPNPLAGGPREHDYGEATAEAIDAEVRSIVDTAFARTVGLLTERRDLLEKTARKLLEIETLSEAELASLVGNVSAPDRATTEASDRQSGKRPIRRGKAAATNFSRPAE
- a CDS encoding GFA family protein: MILHLLRRCFEMVRHARAGSRRMHSGKTKRTATCSCRGVELVLAGEPRRVYACSCMECQRCTGTAFSYRAIYAGSALVGQKGETRSWRRTGSSGQWLEQTFCTTCGSVVFMRAEGLKDALSVSVGCLEDPEFPPPTMLHWPHRKNRWLCLEGVPEAAAS
- a CDS encoding NAD(P)-dependent oxidoreductase; this encodes MLGAGRMGSSIARTLLDRGYPTWVWNRTVAKCDPLAALGAKVAPSVEDGIRAADVVIINVLDYAASDALLKRDGIASALAGKAVVQLTSGSPRLAREEARWVEAHGAGYLDGAIMATPDFIGKPETALLYSGSRDVYEKHKPLLFALGGGTSYVGELPDQASALDTALLTQMWGGLFGALQGMAVAEAEGLDLETFRNHLSAFKPVVDAALFNLVDRTNARRFAGDDATLASLGAHYSAFQHLLEACEERRLNAAMPRAMDMIFQQALSLGSMEDDFASLAPLFRNGSPRQSREPANA
- a CDS encoding winged helix-turn-helix transcriptional regulator is translated as MRRKEPDSCGFAAALQAIGGKWKTSLLWELHLRPYRFAELRRLLPGVSEKVLTQQLRQMEADGLISRRAYDEVPPRVEYSITPLGFSLNDAVTVMSAWGKHHETWKSHRKAA
- a CDS encoding ABC transporter permease — translated: MLLSPYPTTGERIRITLLWLWCGMVILFLLVPILIPVPLSFNSGAFFIFPLEGISTRWYEVVLGTHRWQAAIGNSLIVAFGTTLIATILGTLTAIALSDEKFPGRRIVMPLLLSPLIVPVVITAVGSYLFYARVGLASTYAGIILAHTALASPFVVVTVGASLTGFDRNLMRAAAISGAKPITSFFRVMLPLILPGVLSGAAFAFVTSFDEVVVVQFLASANQRTMPLEMFIGLREKLSPAITAAATLMMALSIVLLVVANLLARRGKQRPRID
- a CDS encoding ABC transporter permease, whose translation is MSALEPTKLDRPRASRDWSAADSGTARSVAAALRRADLGDRLRSLALAAPLLVLLALSFGIPIVLLLSRAVYDPTIADALPQTSQALAGWNGTGLPDDAAFLALAADLRSNQAKGTAYELAKSLNARLPGARSQVLKTVRQLEAADRPPLEVMKAVPFWSAPGTWPVIESGTHSVTSFYLLSALDLRWNADGGIERVPPEQAIFLQVFMRTFFVAAAVTLATLILGFPLAYLIASVPKGLAAILIVAVLLPFWTSILVRTAAWTVLLQKFGLVNDLLLWLGVADDRLDLMYSRIGLIIAMTHIQLPFTLLPIYSVMRTIQPSQMKAAYSLGAKPFTAFRRVYLPQVFPGVMAGCLLTFIICLGYYITPALIGGASDQLISNFIASYVNVELNWEMAAALSFILLVFTLALFGIFARILGLDRLKLV